A single genomic interval of Mangifera indica cultivar Alphonso chromosome 5, CATAS_Mindica_2.1, whole genome shotgun sequence harbors:
- the LOC123216205 gene encoding DNA-directed RNA polymerase III subunit RPC10-like, translating to MEFCPTCGSMLQYELPHLDRPARFACPACPYVCNMESRVKIKRKQRLVKKEIQPIFTQDAMMDGPQTEVTCPNCKFGKAVYHELQTRSADEPMTIFYMCANKNCKHRWNE from the exons ATGGAATTTTGCCCGACCTGTGGTTCGATGTTGCAATACGAGTTGCCACACTTGGATCGTCCTGCAAGATTCGCTTGTCCTGCTTGTCCATACGTCTGTAACATGGAAAGCAGG GTTAAAATCAAGAGAAAACAACGTTTGGTCAAGAAAGAAATTCAACCAATTTTCACTCAAGATGCCATGATGGATGGCCCCCAAACTGAAG TAACATGCCCTAATTGCAAATTTGGGAAGGCTGTTTACCATGAACTCCAGACACGATCAGCTGATGAGCCGATGACAATATTTTACATGTGTGCAAACAAAAATTGTAAACACAGGTGGAATGAATGA
- the LOC123216731 gene encoding probable serine/threonine-protein kinase WNK4 isoform X1, translating into MPNPIEIGVRFLLHYLRTPTSSFRSYWRRSLIGEIHVLKKKYIKRVVFLVFLVAVWFLSGMFGRIDSSEGDSGIVEKDPTGRYVRYDEVLGKGAYKTVYAFQPYLLLSFSVSILICALRIVLVLGCIICSYKAFDEVDGIEVAWSRVKLDDVLQSPEDLEKLYSEVHLLKSLKQDNIIKFYKSWVDDKKRFVNMITELFTSGNLRQYRQKHKNVDVKVIKNWARQILSGLVYLHSHNPPIIHRDLKCDNIFVNGNHGELKIGDLGLAIVMQQSTAKSVIGTPEFMAPELYEEEYNELVDIYSFGMCVLEMVTTEYPYSECKNPAQIYKKVTSGVKPASLAKVSDPQIKEFIEKCLAPASERLSAKDLLKDPFLKVENPKEPSHDPLQLPNQDLKLINLPKSGPSSMDIDPEYQKLSLSTCTDSNHGSPHLPVWEYQRTHRNNVFRLRGMKNDETSISLTFRIADLFGRVRNIHFLFYLDSDTALSVASEMVEQLELADHDVAFIAEFIDYLIMKLLPSWKPSSDYSGGPAISLNGGYPALGNGKTSMASLWDTRQTGAPFEFEVEQGISGLGTNSRDLIPGRGESMFDGDYHSSPILINFEDKESQASVSSDILVEGASAKHDTAASEPAEYCVGGSSKELNDYASELDLGDFYYDHCKLQRNYSDAGEGTFLNEFMKNSELSFPNSSGELSLTSSSFLCLADKDCDELKMELNAIIAQYQHWFEELYKMREEALEAAKKRWLAKKKLTVN; encoded by the exons GTTGTTTTCCTTGTCTTCTTGGTGGCAGTTTGGTTCTTATCAGGAATGTTCGGGAGAATAGATTCTTCTGAAGGCGACTCTGGCATTGTTGAAAAGGATCCCACCGGTCGTTACGTTAGG TATGATGAGGTCTTGGGCAAGGGTGCTTATAAGACTGTGTACGCTTTTCAACCTTACCTTCTACTCTCTTTCTCAGTCTCTATTTTGATCTGTGCATTAAGGATAGTTCTTGTACTTGGTTGTATCATTTGCAGTTACAAGGCATTTGATGAAGTTGATGGTATAGAAGTTGCCTGGAGCCGGGTGAAGCTCGATGATGTTCTGCAGTCTCCAGAGGATTTGGAGAAGTTGTATTCAGAGGTTCATTTGCTGAAATCATTAAAGCAAGATAACATCATTAAGTTCTACAAGTCATGGGTGGATGACAAAAAGAGATTTGTTAACATGATCACTGAGCTCTTCACATCTGGGAATCTGAGGCA ATATCGTCAAAAGCATAAAAATGTTGACGTGAAGGTTATAAAGAACTGGGCCAGGCAGATTCTTAGTGGCTTAGTCTATCTACACAGTCACAATCCACCTATTATTCACAGAGACTTGAAATGTgacaatatttttgttaatggcAATCATGGAGAGCTTAAAATTGGAGATCTTGGGTTGGCAATCGTCATGCAGCAATCTACTGCCAAAAGTGTTATTG GAACTCCTGAATTCATGGCTCCAGAGCTTTATGAAGAAGAATATAATGAACTCGTTGACATATATTCTTTTGGGATGTGTGTATTAGAAATGGTTACAACTGAGTATCCATATAGCGAATGCAAAAATCCAgctcaaatttataaaaaggttACCTCT GGCGTTAAACCTGCTTCCCTTGCTAAGGTGAGTGATCCCCAAATTAAGGAGTTTATTGAGAAATGTCTGGCTCCAGCCTCTGAGAGATTGTCTGCAAAAGATCTTCTGAAAGACCCCTTCCTTAAAGTTGAGAATCCAAAGGAACCTTCCCATGACCCTTTGCAGTTACCTAACCAAGACCTGAAATTGATCAATTTACCCAAGTCTGGTCCTTCATCCATGGATATAGACCCTGAGTATCAGAAGCTCTCATTAAGCACATGTACTGATAGCAACCATGGAAGTCCACATTTGCCAGTTTGGGAATATCAAAGGACCCATAGGAACAATGTGTTCAGGTTGAGAGGGATGAAAAATGATGAGACCTCTATATCATTGACCTTTCGTATTGCCGACTTATTTG GTCGAGTGAGGAATATACATTTCCTCTTCTATCTTGATAGTGATACTGCACTCTCAGTGGCGAGTGAGATGGTTGAACAACTAGAGTTGGCAGATCATGATGTGGCCTTCATAGCtgaatttattgattatttgataatGAAACTTTTGCCTAGTTGGAAGCCTTCATCAGATTACTCGGGTGGACCAGCAATAAGTCTCAATGGTGGATACCCAGCCCTGGGAAATGGGAAAACTTCAATGGCTAGCCTCTGGGATACAAGGCAAACTGGTGCTCCTTTTGAGTTTGAAGTGGAGCAAGGTATTTCTGGGCTTGGTACAAATTCTCGAGATCTTATTCCAGGCCGAGGGGAAAGCATGTTTGATGGTGACTATCATTCTTCTcccattttgattaattttgaagaCAAAGAATCACAAGCATCAGTTAGTTCAGATATTCTTGTTGAAGGTGCTTCTGCAAAACATGATACAGCAGCATCAGAACCTGCCGAGTATTGTGTTGGCGGAAGCAGTAAAGAGTTAAATGATTACGCCTCCGAGTTAGACCTTGGAGATTTCTATTATGATCATTGTAAATTACAAAGAAACTATAGTGATGCTGGAGAAGGTACGTTCTTGAatgaatttatgaaaaattcaGAACTATCATTCCCTAACTCAAGTGGAGAATTGAGCCTTACAAGCAGTTCATTTCTGTGTTTGGCTGACAAAGATTGTGATGAGCTAAAGATGGAACTGAATGCAATTATCGCTCAATATCAGCATTGGTTTGAAGAACTTTATAAGATGAGGGAAGAGGCATTGGAGGCTGCCAAAAAGAGATGGTTGGCAAAGAAGAAACTGACTGTAAATTAA
- the LOC123216731 gene encoding probable serine/threonine-protein kinase WNK4 isoform X2 has translation MPNPIEIGVRFLLHYLRTPTSSFRSYWRRSLIGEIHVLKKKYIKRVVFLVFLVAVWFLSGMFGRIDSSEGDSGIVEKDPTGRYVRYDEVLGKGAYKTVYKAFDEVDGIEVAWSRVKLDDVLQSPEDLEKLYSEVHLLKSLKQDNIIKFYKSWVDDKKRFVNMITELFTSGNLRQYRQKHKNVDVKVIKNWARQILSGLVYLHSHNPPIIHRDLKCDNIFVNGNHGELKIGDLGLAIVMQQSTAKSVIGTPEFMAPELYEEEYNELVDIYSFGMCVLEMVTTEYPYSECKNPAQIYKKVTSGVKPASLAKVSDPQIKEFIEKCLAPASERLSAKDLLKDPFLKVENPKEPSHDPLQLPNQDLKLINLPKSGPSSMDIDPEYQKLSLSTCTDSNHGSPHLPVWEYQRTHRNNVFRLRGMKNDETSISLTFRIADLFGRVRNIHFLFYLDSDTALSVASEMVEQLELADHDVAFIAEFIDYLIMKLLPSWKPSSDYSGGPAISLNGGYPALGNGKTSMASLWDTRQTGAPFEFEVEQGISGLGTNSRDLIPGRGESMFDGDYHSSPILINFEDKESQASVSSDILVEGASAKHDTAASEPAEYCVGGSSKELNDYASELDLGDFYYDHCKLQRNYSDAGEGTFLNEFMKNSELSFPNSSGELSLTSSSFLCLADKDCDELKMELNAIIAQYQHWFEELYKMREEALEAAKKRWLAKKKLTVN, from the exons GTTGTTTTCCTTGTCTTCTTGGTGGCAGTTTGGTTCTTATCAGGAATGTTCGGGAGAATAGATTCTTCTGAAGGCGACTCTGGCATTGTTGAAAAGGATCCCACCGGTCGTTACGTTAGG TATGATGAGGTCTTGGGCAAGGGTGCTTATAAGACTGT TTACAAGGCATTTGATGAAGTTGATGGTATAGAAGTTGCCTGGAGCCGGGTGAAGCTCGATGATGTTCTGCAGTCTCCAGAGGATTTGGAGAAGTTGTATTCAGAGGTTCATTTGCTGAAATCATTAAAGCAAGATAACATCATTAAGTTCTACAAGTCATGGGTGGATGACAAAAAGAGATTTGTTAACATGATCACTGAGCTCTTCACATCTGGGAATCTGAGGCA ATATCGTCAAAAGCATAAAAATGTTGACGTGAAGGTTATAAAGAACTGGGCCAGGCAGATTCTTAGTGGCTTAGTCTATCTACACAGTCACAATCCACCTATTATTCACAGAGACTTGAAATGTgacaatatttttgttaatggcAATCATGGAGAGCTTAAAATTGGAGATCTTGGGTTGGCAATCGTCATGCAGCAATCTACTGCCAAAAGTGTTATTG GAACTCCTGAATTCATGGCTCCAGAGCTTTATGAAGAAGAATATAATGAACTCGTTGACATATATTCTTTTGGGATGTGTGTATTAGAAATGGTTACAACTGAGTATCCATATAGCGAATGCAAAAATCCAgctcaaatttataaaaaggttACCTCT GGCGTTAAACCTGCTTCCCTTGCTAAGGTGAGTGATCCCCAAATTAAGGAGTTTATTGAGAAATGTCTGGCTCCAGCCTCTGAGAGATTGTCTGCAAAAGATCTTCTGAAAGACCCCTTCCTTAAAGTTGAGAATCCAAAGGAACCTTCCCATGACCCTTTGCAGTTACCTAACCAAGACCTGAAATTGATCAATTTACCCAAGTCTGGTCCTTCATCCATGGATATAGACCCTGAGTATCAGAAGCTCTCATTAAGCACATGTACTGATAGCAACCATGGAAGTCCACATTTGCCAGTTTGGGAATATCAAAGGACCCATAGGAACAATGTGTTCAGGTTGAGAGGGATGAAAAATGATGAGACCTCTATATCATTGACCTTTCGTATTGCCGACTTATTTG GTCGAGTGAGGAATATACATTTCCTCTTCTATCTTGATAGTGATACTGCACTCTCAGTGGCGAGTGAGATGGTTGAACAACTAGAGTTGGCAGATCATGATGTGGCCTTCATAGCtgaatttattgattatttgataatGAAACTTTTGCCTAGTTGGAAGCCTTCATCAGATTACTCGGGTGGACCAGCAATAAGTCTCAATGGTGGATACCCAGCCCTGGGAAATGGGAAAACTTCAATGGCTAGCCTCTGGGATACAAGGCAAACTGGTGCTCCTTTTGAGTTTGAAGTGGAGCAAGGTATTTCTGGGCTTGGTACAAATTCTCGAGATCTTATTCCAGGCCGAGGGGAAAGCATGTTTGATGGTGACTATCATTCTTCTcccattttgattaattttgaagaCAAAGAATCACAAGCATCAGTTAGTTCAGATATTCTTGTTGAAGGTGCTTCTGCAAAACATGATACAGCAGCATCAGAACCTGCCGAGTATTGTGTTGGCGGAAGCAGTAAAGAGTTAAATGATTACGCCTCCGAGTTAGACCTTGGAGATTTCTATTATGATCATTGTAAATTACAAAGAAACTATAGTGATGCTGGAGAAGGTACGTTCTTGAatgaatttatgaaaaattcaGAACTATCATTCCCTAACTCAAGTGGAGAATTGAGCCTTACAAGCAGTTCATTTCTGTGTTTGGCTGACAAAGATTGTGATGAGCTAAAGATGGAACTGAATGCAATTATCGCTCAATATCAGCATTGGTTTGAAGAACTTTATAAGATGAGGGAAGAGGCATTGGAGGCTGCCAAAAAGAGATGGTTGGCAAAGAAGAAACTGACTGTAAATTAA